The genome window ATGAACAGCAGCAGGTAGACCGCGGAGAACCACGGCGAGGAGTAGACGTCGAAGAGGCTCACCCGGTCGAGCCAGGGCGCCAGGTCGGGGTGGGCCTGGAAGTACTGGGCCACCTTGACCTGGTCGATGTTGCGCTGGGGGAACAGCGACCCGGGAACCGCCAGCACGGCCAGCAGCATGAGCAGCAGCAGCGCCGTGCGCATGCTCGTCAGCTGCCGCCACGTCCAGCGCAGCCAGCCGACCAGCCCGAGCCCGACGGGCTTCGGGTCCGACGGCGGCTCGGCGGAGGTGCGCCGCTCCTCGACGGTCGTCACGAGCCCTGCGCCTCCCTCTCGTCGTCGCGCATCAGACCGGGGTCTCCCAGCCGGCGATGCTGCCCTGCAGCTGGCCGAGCCACTGGCCCCACAGCCCGCTGACCAGCAGCACGCCGACCACCACGAGCGCCACGCCGCCGGTGCGGGCGATGGCGAGCCTGCGGTGCCGCAACCAGTCCAGGGCCCGGGCGGAGCGGCCCAGGCCGAGCGCCACCAGCACGAACGGCAGGCCGAGCCCGAGGCAGTAGGCCAGGGTCAGCAGCACTCCGCGCGAGGCGGTGCCAGCGTCGGTGGCGAGTGCGAGGACCACGGCGAGCGTCGGGCCCAGGCACGGGGTCCACCCCAGGCCGAAGGTCGCCCCGAGCAGCGGCGCCCCCACCAGCCCGGCCGCGGGGCGCCAGCGCACCTTGGCCTCCCCGCGCAGGCCGGGCACGAGGCCGAGGAAGGCCAGACCCATGACGAGGACCACGACCCCCATCCACCGCGTGAGCTCGGCGCGGTGCCCGACGAGGAAGGCGCCCAGGGCGCCGAAGGCCGCCCCGGCGAGCACGAAGACCACCGTGAAGCCGAGCACGAAGAGCACCGACCCCAGCAGCAGCCGTCCGCGGCGCTGCCGCTCGAGGTCCACGCCGGTCAGGCCGGTGACGTAGCCCAGGTAGCCGGGCACCAGCGGCAGCACGCAGGGGGACGCGAAGCTGACCAGTCCAGCCGCCGCGGCGACCAGAGCCGCCACGACCAGGGGGCCGCTGCCCGCCAGGCTCTGGAAGAGCTGGGCGGTGCTCATGCGCCAGCGCTCGCGCGGGTGTCACCGGCGTCAGCTCGACCGCTGCGGACGTCGTCGATCATGCCGCGCAGCACGTCCTCCTCGACCTTGCCGATCACGGACGCCGCGGGGCGCCCTTCGGCGTCGAGGACGATGGTGGAGGGCACGGCCTGCGGGGGGATCCGTCCGCGCAGGGCCAGCAGGCCCTCGCCGGAGCCGGCGTCGAGGATGCTCGGGTACGGGATGCCGAACTTCTTCTCGAAGGTCTGCACCACCGCTGCGTCGTCCTCGGTGTTGATACCCAGGAAGCGCACGTCGGGCGAGTCCGAGGCGATCGCTGCGAGGTGCGGGGCCTCGGCGCGGCAGGGGGCGCAGGCGGCGTACCAGACGTTGACGACCACCACGGACCCGCGCCAGGCGGCGACGTCGACGGTCGACCCGTCGGCGGTCTTCCCGGACAGGACCACCGGCTGACCGCGGTCGGCGACGGCGAGGATCTTCCGGGTGCCGTCCCCGGAGACGTAGCCCTGCTGGTTGCCGGTGTCGCCGGCGGTCTGGCCGAGCCCGCCGCAGGCCGCGAGCGCGGCGGCGGCCGGCGCGGCCAGCACCCCGGTCAGCAGGGCGCGTCGCGAGATCGTGGTCACGCGGCACCCGCCGTGTCGACGGCGCCGGGCAGCAGCGAGGCGGCGGGCTCGCGGTAGTCCACCCCCACGAGGGCCGTGCCGTCGAAGCGCAGGGTGGTGAGGCTGGCGAGGGTGCACTCGCGGCTGCGGGGGTCGTGCCAGAGGCGCCGGCCCTCGGCGCGGCGGCGGGCGGAGTAGATGGGCAGCTGGTGGGCGACCAGGACGGTCTCGTGGCCGGCGTTGCGCGCGGCGGCCTCGCGGGCCACCGCGAGGACGCGCTCGGCCTGCTCGGCGTACGGCTCGCCCCAGGAGGGGCGCAGCGGGTTGCGGAGCGCCCACCAGTGGCGGGGCCGGGCCAGGGAGCCCGGACCGACGCCGAAGGTGAGGCCCTCGAAGTGGTTGGCGGCCTCGATGAGCCGCTCGTCGGTGCCGACGGCCAGGCCGAAGGCCTCGCCGATCGGCGCGGCGGTCTCCTGGGCGCGCTGCAGCGGGGAGGCGACGACCTCCACCACGTCGGCGCGCTCGTCGGCGAGGGTCTTCGCCACGAGTGCGGCCATGGCCCGGCCCCGCTCGGAGAGGCGGTAGCCCGGGAGCCGGCCGTAGAGCACGCGCTCGGGGTTGTGGACCTCCCCGTGGCGCAGCAGGTGGACGGCGGTCAGGGCCATGCGAGAAGCATCCCACCCGCACCTGGGTGCCCGGGGCCGCGCGCCGCCGGCCTGCGCGCGACGTCACACCGGCGGGTCCCCGGGGCCGGACCGCGAGAGCTGGAGGTCAGGGCTGGAGGTCAGGGCTGGATGCTGACGACGCCGAGGTCGCGCGTGGACGCCAGGGCGCCGCGGACGCCCTCCCCGCTGTAGCTGCCCGAGGTCGGCGCCACGTCGGCGTAGTCGCGGCCGACGGCCACGGTGAGGTGCCCGGCGCCGGCGCGCTTGTCGTTGCAGGGGTCGAAGGCCACGGCCACCGCACCCGGGCGCCCCTCGACCAGGCCGGGGACGACGACATCGACCCAGGCGTGGGTGCCGCCCTGCCCGATGAGGTGCCCCGAGACGTAGCGGGTGGGGATCCCCAGGTGGCGCATCACGGCGATCATGACGTGGGCGTAGTCCTGGCAGACGCCGACGCCTCCGGCGAGGGCCTGCGCGGCCGTGGTGCGCGTCGTCGTCGTGCCGAACTCGTAGCGGAACCTCGCGTGCACGGCGGAGCAGACGCGCTCGGCGGTCTCGAGGGGGTTCTCGGGGCGGCGCAGCGACTCGGCCAGCTCGACGATCGCGGCGTCCGGTGCGGTCAGGGCCGTGGTAGCGAGCAGGCGCGGGTCGCGCAGGGCGGTCCGCGGGACCGTCGCGTGCGCCTCGTGCGGGGCGTCGGGGACCACCCGCTCCAGGACCGCGGCGAGGCGGAACTCGACGTGGTCGGCCACGCGGTCGGCGCGGACGCGGGTCACCGTGTTGCCGAAGGCGTCGCGGCGGTCGGCGCGGCGGGCAGCGCCGTCCTCCAGGCCGGTGACAGTCAGCGAGGCCAGGCGGCGGTGCACGTCGCCGTGGACGGCCGGCGGCAGCACCACGAGGCGCTGGCGCAGGTCCGTCACGGGCGCGTCGTAGGTGTACCGGAAGGTCTGCTCCAGGCGGTACGTGACGCGGGAGGCGGCGTCGAGCTCTGCCGTCTGCGCGGTGAGCAGCGGGGCGGACAGCGCGTCGAGCATCACAGGAGGACCCCTTCAGCAGGGCCGCGCACCACGACGGTCGCCGTCATGAACGGATCCTGCACGTCTCGCGTTTCCACGGTGTTGCGCCTGTGTGGCGCTGGCGTGGTGATCGGCGCACCGGGCCCGTTCCTTGAGCCGTCCGGGTGAGCCGGGGCCCACCCGGACGGCTCCCGCCTACCGGCGCTGGGTCGCCGCCGCGGCCCGGGCGGCCCCCGGGAGCGCGTCGAGGACGACACCGACCGCGTCGTCGTCGTGGGAGGCGGAGACGAACCACGACTCGTAGCAGGACGGCGGCAGGTGCACCCCGGCGTCGAGCATGGCGTGGAAGAACGCGGCGAAGGCGGCGGTGTCCTGGGTCCGCGCGGTGTCGTAGTCGACCACCGGGACGTCGGTGAAGAAGACGCTGAACATGCTCCCGGCCACGCCCAGGGTGTGCGGGACGCCCTCGGCGGCGAGGGCCGCCGAGGCGGCGTCCCGCAGGGTCGCGGCCACGGCGTCCACGCGGGCGTAGACCTCGGGCGTGCAGTGCTGCAGCGTGGCGAGGCCCGCCGCGGAGGCGACGGGGTTCCCCGAGAGGGTGCCCGCCTGGTAGACGGGGCCGGCGGGTGCGAGGTGGCCCATGACGTCGGCACGGCCCCCGAAGGCGGCCACCGGGAAGCCGCCCCCCATGACCTTGCCGAAGGTGAACAGGTCCGGGGCGAGCGCCTGCTCCCCCGCCCCGTCGCCGAGGTCGACCCCCTGGCGCCCCTCGAGCCCGAACCAGCCGGAGCGCGAGAGGCGGAAGCCCGTCATGACCTCGTCGCTGATGAGCAGCGCACCGGCGCGGCGGGTCTCGCGCAGCAGCGCGGCGGTCCACCCCGGGGCGGGCGGCACCACGCCCATGTTCCCCGCGGCGGCCTCGGTGATGACGCAGGCGATGCGGTCCCCGTGAGCGGCGAACGCCTGCTCCAGCGCGGGGACGTCGTTGAAGGGCAGGACGAGCGTCTCGGCGGCGCTCTCCGGCGTGACGCCGGGGGTGTCGGGCAGGGCGAAGGTGGCCAGGCCGGAGCCGGCCGAGGCGAGCAGCGCGTCGACGTGGCCGTGGTAGCAGCCGGCGAACTTCACCACCACGGGCCGGCCGGTGAAGCCGCGGGCCAGCCGGATGGCGCTCATCGTGGCCTCGGTGCCGGAGCTGACCAGGCGCACCTGCTCCAGCGGCTCCACGCGGGAGACGAGCTCCTCGGCGAGCAGCACCTCGCCCTCGCTGGGCGTGCCGAAGCTGAAGCCCTTCTCCGCGGCGGCCACCACGGCCTCGCGCACCGCGGGGTGGCCGTGGCCCAGGATCATCGGGCCCCACGAGCCGATGAGGTCCACCCGGCGCACGCCGTCGGCGTCGGTGAGCCACGGGCCCTGCGCCGACGCCGTGAAGCGCGGGGTGCCGCCCACCGCGCGGAAGGCGCGCACCGGCGAGTTGACCCCGCCGGGCAGCACGGCGCTGGCGCGCTCGAAGAGGGCCTGGGAGGCGGGGGCCGGAGTGGTCGGCGTGGGGCTGCCGGTGGAGCTGGTCGAGGTCACGGGGCCATCCTCCCCGCGGGCGGCGGCCGCGACGAGCGGGCCCGGTGCGGGTGTGACCGACGGCGCGCGCCGTCCGCGCGGTGCGGGGCGCGCGCGGCCATCATGGTCGCCGTGCCCGGCGCCCTGGACCAGACATCGTCGCGCGACGTGAGGCGGTGGCGGCGCCACCTGGCCGACGAGCAGTACGAGGCCACCGTGTACCGCCGGCTGGCCGAGCGGCGAGGCGGCGAGGACCGCGAGGTGCTCCTCGCGCTCGCCGAGGCGGAGGGCCGCCACGCCGCGCACTGGGCGGAGCTCATCGAGGAGCGCACGGGCGCGCCGGCGCGGCCCGGCCGTCCCGGCACGGGCCTGCGTCTGCTGGCCCTGCTCGCCCAGCGGTTCGGCTCGGTGTTCGTGCTGGCGCTGGCGCAGCAGGCGGAGGGCCGGTCCTCCTACGGCCGCGAGCCCCACGCCACCGCGGCGATGGCCGCTGACGAGCAGGTGCACGGGGAGGTGGTGCGCGGCCTGGCGGCCCGCGGGCGGGCCCGGGTGTCGGGCACCTTCCGGGCGGCGGTGTTCGGCGCCAACGACGGGCTGGTCTCCAACCTCGCCCTGGTGCTGGGCGTGGCCGGTGCCGGCACGAGCGCCGCCGCGATCCTGCTGACGGGCATCTCCGGGCTGCTGGCGGGTGCGCTGTCGATGGCGGCCGGCGAGTACGTGTCGGTCCGGTCGCAGCGAGAGCTCATCGCGGCCTCCGCCCCCGCGCCGCACTCGGAGCAGGTGGTGGGCGCGCTCGACGTCGACGCCAACGAGCTCGCGCTGGTGTACCGGGCACGGGGCATGGCCGAGGCCGACGCCGAGCGGCACGCCGCCGAGCAGCTGGCCGCCCTGCAGGGCGCCCCCGGGCGGAGCGCTGGCGCCCGTCCGCTCTCACCCTCGACGGGCCTCGGGGTGCCGCAGGAGGAGGACGGGGACGACGTGGTCGGCAGCGCCTGGGCCGCCGCCGGCTCCTCGTTCGTGTTCTTCGCCAGCGGCGCCCTGGTCCCGGTGCTGCCGTTCCTGCTGGGCCTGCAGGAGTGGGCCGCCCTCGTCACCGCGCTGGTGCTGGTCTCGCTGGCGCTGCTGTCGACCGGCGCCGTGGTGGGCGTGCTCAGCGGCGGCCCGCTGCTGCCCCGCGGACTGCGCCAGCTCTGCATCGGCCTGGGCGCCGCGGCGGTCACCTACGTGCTGGGCCTGCTGTTCGGCACGACGGTCGGCTGAGGCCACCGCCCGCACCACCCGCACCACCGGCCGGGTGCGGGCAGGGGTCCGGCAGGGGCCCGCGCTGTCAGCGCAGGTGCTCGGCGATCTGCGCGCAGATGCGGCCCAGCGCCTCGACGTCCGAGCCGGAGAGCTGGTCGAAGAGGTGCTCGCGCACACCGGTGACGTGCAGCGGCGCGGCCGCCTCGAGGGCCGCGAACCCCGCGGGGGTCATCACCGCCAGCACACCCCGGCGGTCCTCGGGGCAGGCGCGCCGCTCCACGAGCCCCCGCTGCTCCAGCCGGGTGATGGCGTGGGTGAGGCGGCTGCGGGAGTGGACGAGGTGCTCGGCCAGGTCGGACATGCGCAGCGAGCGGTCGGGGGACTCCGAGAGCCTCACGAGCAGCTCGTAGTCGGCGATGGACAGGTCGTGCCCGGACTCGTCCAGCTCCTGCCCGAGGCGGCGCTGGAGCAGCTGGGTCGCTTCGAGGTAGGTCCGCCAGGTGCGCTGCTCCTGGGCGTCGAGCCACCGCGTCTGACCGGTGTCCGGACCGGTGTCGTTCATGAGAGCCACCTCCGGGGTGGGACGCGGTGGGAACACTGTTGAATGTTTAACCATTATGCGTCACAGTGGTGGTGCAGCGCACTCCCGCGCCACCCGATCCGCACACCGACCACCACGGAGGACTCCATGGCCACCACCCTGCCCGCCGGTCTCGTCGCAGGCACCTACACCGTCGACCCGTCGCACACCGAGGTCGGCTTCACCGCCCGCCACGCGATGGTGACCAAGGTGCGCGGGCGCTTCTCCGACGTCGCCGGCACCGTCGTCGTCGACGAGGACGCCTCGCTGACCTCCGTCGAGGCCACCATCCAGGTCGCCAGCGTCGACACCCGCTCCGCGGACCGCGACGGCCACCTCAAGAGCGCCGACTTCTTCGACGTCGAGCAGTTCCCCACCATGACCTACCGCTCCACCTCGGTGCGGGCCTCCGGTGACGGCTACGTCGTGGACGGCGAGCTGACCCTGCACGGCGTCACCCAGCCCGTGCAGCTCGAGGTGACCGCCGAGGGCGTCGCCACCGACCCGTTCGGCAACTCCCGCGCCGGCTTCTCCGCCGAGGCCGAGATCAACCGCAAGGACTTCGGCCTGTCCTGGAACGCCGCCCTGGAGACCGGCGGCGTGCTGGTGAGCGAGAAGATCAAGATCACGCTGGACGTCTCGGCCATCAAGCAGGCCTGACACCCCCCGCGCAGAAGACCCCCGCACGGCCTCGGTCGGCGGGGGTCTTCTGCGCGCCGCCCGCGACAGGTGCCCAGACGCGAGGGGGCGACGTCGACGACGACGTCAGCGGAGCGGCTCCAGCCGGAAGACGGGGTGCTTCGGCGCAGCGGCCAGCAGCTCCTCGTCGGTGGCACCGGCCCCGACGCCGTCGAAGAAGGCCCCCACCTCCCACGCCCAGCGGCGCAGGTACTCGCGCAGGACCGGCAGCTTCTCGGCGTCCGCCAGCTCCACGGCCGTGAAGGCCTCGGCGCGGCGGCCGAGGCGCAGCTCCCCCGCGCCGGCCACGCGCAGGTTCCGGACCCACTGCGTGTGACCACGAGGCGCCACGAGGTAGCGCACGCCGCCCACCACGAGGGGGTTCACGGGCGTGGTGCGCCACTCGCCCGTGCTGCGCCCGCGCACCGCCAGCTCTCGCGACCCCGCCAGCGGCAGCCCCCAGCGCGTGAGGCGGGCCACCGCGGGGTTGAACACCCGGGCCGTGAACCACCCGGGCGCCAGGTAGCGCGCACCGGCCGGACCGTGAGCACCATTCGCATCCGAGAGCACTGCTCTTCTCGTCATGGCAGGAGCATGCCCCGCCGTCACCACCGGGTCAAGAGCACCGCTCTCTCTTCGGAGCATCGCTCGCGCTCGTGGTAGGAAGGGGACCGTGCCCGCCACCCTCACCGCCCGCGAGCGAGCCCGGCGGGAGCTGACGGCCGAGATCCTCAGCACGGCGCGCCGACAGCTGGCCGGGTCCGGCGCCGCAGCGCTGTCCCTGCGCGCCGTCGCCCGCGAGCTCGGCATGGCGTCGTCGGCCGTCTACCGCTACGTCGCCACCCGGGACGACCTCCTCACCGCGCTCATCGTCGAGGCGTACGACAGCTGCGGGGCGGCCGTGGAGGCGGCGACCTCCCCCGCGCCCGGCGCGTCGGCACGTCAGCGCTTCACCGCGGGCTGCTCGGCGCTGCGGAGGTGGGCGGTGGAGCACCCCCACGAGTTCGCCCTCGTGCACGGCTCGCCGGTGCCGGGGTACCGCGGCGACGAGCGGACCACCGCCGCGGGGTCGCGCACCCCCCTGGCGCTCCTCGCCGTGCTGGCCGAGGCCGCCCCCGCCGGCCCGCCCGCGGTGCGCACCCGCCCGCTCGGCCCCGAGCTCGAGCAGCAGGCCGGTCGCGTGCGCGCCGCCGCCGCCGGCGGTCCGGCCGCGCACGCCTCACCGGAGGTGGTGGTCGCCGGCGCCCGGGCCTGGACGGCGCTGCTCGGCCTGGTGAGCAGCGAGCTGTTCGGGCAGCTCGCCGGCACGTTCGACCCCGCCGGCGCCTTCTTCGAGCACTCCGTCGAGACCCTCGCCGACGAGCTCGGGCTGTGAGCGCCGCGCCGCAGCCCGCGCAGCACCGGCGCGTCGCGGCGCCACCTCGCCTACCCTCGGGCGGGCCGCCCCGGCACGGGGTGGGCTACCAGCACGCCCCGGAGGTGGTCCGACCGTGAGCCGGCACCGCGCCCCCTCCCCCGTCACGCGCCGAGGCGCCCTCGTGGCCGGCGCGGCGTGGGTGGTGGGAGCAGCGGCCGCGTCCTCGGGGCTCACCGGGCGGTGGAGCACGGGCACCGCCCCCACGGCTCTGCCCTCGGAGGCGCTGGCGGCGGCCCAGGTGCCCTCGGCTCCTGCCAGCCCGGCGGCGCCGTCCCCGTCGCCGTCGAGCGCGCCCCCCTCTGTCGCCGAGGTCGAGACCACCGCCGCCTTCGACAGGACGGCCCACTCGACCACCGAGGCGTCGAGCCCGTGGGTGGTGGTGAACAAGCGGCACCCGATCGACCCGCTGGACTACGAGCCGCCGAAGCTCGTCGCGGTGGCGGGCGAGAGGGTCGCCGCCCAGGCGGCTCCGGACCTCGAGGCCCTGCTGGCCCGCAGCCGGGACGACGGCGTGGCGCTCACGCTGGTCAGCGGGTTCCGGACCTACTCCTACCAGCAGCAGGTGCACCGCCGCTCCGTGGCCCGCAACGGGCAGGCGGGGGCTGACAGGTACAGCGCGAGGGCCGGCCACAGCGAGCACCAGACGGGGCTCGCCGTCGACTTCTCCTCCGCCGACGGCCGGGCCACCCTCAGCCCGCGGTTCGCCCAGACCGACGAGGGCCTGTGGCTGGCCGAGCACGCCGGATCCCACGGGTGGCTGCTGCGCTACACCGAGGCCGACCAGGCGGTCACGGGGTACAACGCCGAGCCGTGGCACTTCCGCTGGGTGGGCGTCGAGCTGGTCGCCGCCATGGTGGCCGCCGGCGCTCCCACGCTGGAGCAGTTCTTCGGGACGAGCGGCGGCCCCGACTACGCCTGACGGCGCAGCCGGGGCCGGGCACCGTCAGCGGGTCACGCCGCCGGTCCGACGGCGTCGCGCTCGGCGCTGGCGCTCCCCACCACCTCGCGGTGGTCCGGGTGCGAGTCGCGGGAGACCTCCACCCGGCGGGGCTGCGCGGAGGGCGCGACGGGGACCAGCAGGTGCAGCACCCCGTCCCGGTAGTCGGCACTGACGCCGGCCGCGTCCAGACCGTCACCGATCTGCAGCTGCCTCACGAACGAGCCGTGGGGGCGCTCAGCGATGAGCACCTCGCGCGAACCGGCCGCCCGCGTGGCGCGGTCGGCGCGGACGGTGATGACGTTGCGCTCGGTGGTCACGTCGACGCTCGAGGGGTCGACACCGGGCAGGTCCAGCTCGACGTGGTAGCCGGCGTCGTCCTTCCAGACGTCCATGGGCATCCGCATCGGGGTGCGCGCACCGCTGACCAGCTGCTGGGCCATGCGGTCGAGCTGGCGGAAGGGGTCTCCGAAGGGGTCGAACTGCATGACGGTCACGGGATCCTCCTCACCGGATCACGAGATCAGATGACGCGGACCGCTCCTGCCGTCCGCGGGCACCCCTGCGGTGCCACCGTCGGGATACCCGGCGGACGGCCGGCTCAAACCAGGTCTGAGCCCGTCGCGCTCAACTCTCGTCAGCCCCTGCGGAGCAGGTCGGCCACCTCGGTGGCCCAGTACGTCAGCGTCGCCGTCGCACCGGCGCGCTGCACCGACACGAGCGACTCGAGGATGGCGCGCTGCCTGTCGATCATCCCCGCGGCCGCGGCGGCCTCGACCATCGCGTACTCCCCCGAGACCTGGTAGGCCCAGACCGGCACGTCGACGGCGGCGGCCACGTCGCTGAGCACGTCGAGGTAGGGCAGCGCGGGCTTCACCATGACCACGTCCGCGCCTTCCGCGACGTCGAGGCGCACCTCGCGCAGCGCCTCGCGGCGGTTGCCCGGGTCCATCTGGTACGCCCGCCGGTCCCCCTGGAGGGTCGACTCGACGGCCTCGCGGAAGGGTCCGTAGAACGCCGACGCGTACTTGGCGGCGTAGGCCAGGAGGACGACGTCGGAGCGACCGACGGCGTCCAGCGCGGAGCGCACCACCCCGGTCTGGCCGTCCATCATCCCGGACAGGCCGAGCAGCGAGGCGCCCGCCTCGGCCTGCGCCAGCGCCATGGCGGCGTAGCGCTCCAGCGTCGCGTCGTTGTCGACCCGGCCCGCCTCGTCGAGGACGCCGCAGTGGCCGTGGTCGGTGAACTCGTCCAGGCACAGGTCGGCCATGACCACGCAGTCCGAGCCGACGGCCTCGTCGAGCACCCGCAGGGCGGTGTTGAGGACGCCCTCGGGGTCGTCGGCGCCCGAGC of Quadrisphaera sp. RL12-1S contains these proteins:
- a CDS encoding Hsp20/alpha crystallin family protein; the encoded protein is MQFDPFGDPFRQLDRMAQQLVSGARTPMRMPMDVWKDDAGYHVELDLPGVDPSSVDVTTERNVITVRADRATRAAGSREVLIAERPHGSFVRQLQIGDGLDAAGVSADYRDGVLHLLVPVAPSAQPRRVEVSRDSHPDHREVVGSASAERDAVGPAA
- a CDS encoding TlpA family protein disulfide reductase; the encoded protein is MTTISRRALLTGVLAAPAAAALAACGGLGQTAGDTGNQQGYVSGDGTRKILAVADRGQPVVLSGKTADGSTVDVAAWRGSVVVVNVWYAACAPCRAEAPHLAAIASDSPDVRFLGINTEDDAAVVQTFEKKFGIPYPSILDAGSGEGLLALRGRIPPQAVPSTIVLDAEGRPAASVIGKVEEDVLRGMIDDVRSGRADAGDTRASAGA
- the hemB gene encoding porphobilinogen synthase, translated to MPFPAERPRRLRATPALRSLSAQEHLAPQRLVLPVFVKEGLREPSPMQSMPGVVQHTMTSVVDAAQEAVAAGVGGIMVFGVPAVRDARGSGADDPEGVLNTALRVLDEAVGSDCVVMADLCLDEFTDHGHCGVLDEAGRVDNDATLERYAAMALAQAEAGASLLGLSGMMDGQTGVVRSALDAVGRSDVVLLAYAAKYASAFYGPFREAVESTLQGDRRAYQMDPGNRREALREVRLDVAEGADVVMVKPALPYLDVLSDVAAAVDVPVWAYQVSGEYAMVEAAAAAGMIDRQRAILESLVSVQRAGATATLTYWATEVADLLRRG
- a CDS encoding M15 family metallopeptidase; its protein translation is MSRHRAPSPVTRRGALVAGAAWVVGAAAASSGLTGRWSTGTAPTALPSEALAAAQVPSAPASPAAPSPSPSSAPPSVAEVETTAAFDRTAHSTTEASSPWVVVNKRHPIDPLDYEPPKLVAVAGERVAAQAAPDLEALLARSRDDGVALTLVSGFRTYSYQQQVHRRSVARNGQAGADRYSARAGHSEHQTGLAVDFSSADGRATLSPRFAQTDEGLWLAEHAGSHGWLLRYTEADQAVTGYNAEPWHFRWVGVELVAAMVAAGAPTLEQFFGTSGGPDYA
- a CDS encoding VIT1/CCC1 transporter family protein → MVAVPGALDQTSSRDVRRWRRHLADEQYEATVYRRLAERRGGEDREVLLALAEAEGRHAAHWAELIEERTGAPARPGRPGTGLRLLALLAQRFGSVFVLALAQQAEGRSSYGREPHATAAMAADEQVHGEVVRGLAARGRARVSGTFRAAVFGANDGLVSNLALVLGVAGAGTSAAAILLTGISGLLAGALSMAAGEYVSVRSQRELIAASAPAPHSEQVVGALDVDANELALVYRARGMAEADAERHAAEQLAALQGAPGRSAGARPLSPSTGLGVPQEEDGDDVVGSAWAAAGSSFVFFASGALVPVLPFLLGLQEWAALVTALVLVSLALLSTGAVVGVLSGGPLLPRGLRQLCIGLGAAAVTYVLGLLFGTTVG
- a CDS encoding cytochrome c biogenesis CcdA family protein — its product is MSTAQLFQSLAGSGPLVVAALVAAAAGLVSFASPCVLPLVPGYLGYVTGLTGVDLERQRRGRLLLGSVLFVLGFTVVFVLAGAAFGALGAFLVGHRAELTRWMGVVVLVMGLAFLGLVPGLRGEAKVRWRPAAGLVGAPLLGATFGLGWTPCLGPTLAVVLALATDAGTASRGVLLTLAYCLGLGLPFVLVALGLGRSARALDWLRHRRLAIARTGGVALVVVGVLLVSGLWGQWLGQLQGSIAGWETPV
- a CDS encoding nitroreductase/quinone reductase family protein produces the protein MTRRAVLSDANGAHGPAGARYLAPGWFTARVFNPAVARLTRWGLPLAGSRELAVRGRSTGEWRTTPVNPLVVGGVRYLVAPRGHTQWVRNLRVAGAGELRLGRRAEAFTAVELADAEKLPVLREYLRRWAWEVGAFFDGVGAGATDEELLAAAPKHPVFRLEPLR
- a CDS encoding MarR family winged helix-turn-helix transcriptional regulator — protein: MNDTGPDTGQTRWLDAQEQRTWRTYLEATQLLQRRLGQELDESGHDLSIADYELLVRLSESPDRSLRMSDLAEHLVHSRSRLTHAITRLEQRGLVERRACPEDRRGVLAVMTPAGFAALEAAAPLHVTGVREHLFDQLSGSDVEALGRICAQIAEHLR
- a CDS encoding transglutaminase domain-containing protein, giving the protein MLDALSAPLLTAQTAELDAASRVTYRLEQTFRYTYDAPVTDLRQRLVVLPPAVHGDVHRRLASLTVTGLEDGAARRADRRDAFGNTVTRVRADRVADHVEFRLAAVLERVVPDAPHEAHATVPRTALRDPRLLATTALTAPDAAIVELAESLRRPENPLETAERVCSAVHARFRYEFGTTTTRTTAAQALAGGVGVCQDYAHVMIAVMRHLGIPTRYVSGHLIGQGGTHAWVDVVVPGLVEGRPGAVAVAFDPCNDKRAGAGHLTVAVGRDYADVAPTSGSYSGEGVRGALASTRDLGVVSIQP
- a CDS encoding TetR/AcrR family transcriptional regulator; the encoded protein is MPATLTARERARRELTAEILSTARRQLAGSGAAALSLRAVARELGMASSAVYRYVATRDDLLTALIVEAYDSCGAAVEAATSPAPGASARQRFTAGCSALRRWAVEHPHEFALVHGSPVPGYRGDERTTAAGSRTPLALLAVLAEAAPAGPPAVRTRPLGPELEQQAGRVRAAAAGGPAAHASPEVVVAGARAWTALLGLVSSELFGQLAGTFDPAGAFFEHSVETLADELGL
- a CDS encoding YceI family protein, which produces MATTLPAGLVAGTYTVDPSHTEVGFTARHAMVTKVRGRFSDVAGTVVVDEDASLTSVEATIQVASVDTRSADRDGHLKSADFFDVEQFPTMTYRSTSVRASGDGYVVDGELTLHGVTQPVQLEVTAEGVATDPFGNSRAGFSAEAEINRKDFGLSWNAALETGGVLVSEKIKITLDVSAIKQA
- a CDS encoding histidine phosphatase family protein, whose amino-acid sequence is MALTAVHLLRHGEVHNPERVLYGRLPGYRLSERGRAMAALVAKTLADERADVVEVVASPLQRAQETAAPIGEAFGLAVGTDERLIEAANHFEGLTFGVGPGSLARPRHWWALRNPLRPSWGEPYAEQAERVLAVAREAAARNAGHETVLVAHQLPIYSARRRAEGRRLWHDPRSRECTLASLTTLRFDGTALVGVDYREPAASLLPGAVDTAGAA
- the hemL gene encoding glutamate-1-semialdehyde 2,1-aminomutase; this encodes MTSTSSTGSPTPTTPAPASQALFERASAVLPGGVNSPVRAFRAVGGTPRFTASAQGPWLTDADGVRRVDLIGSWGPMILGHGHPAVREAVVAAAEKGFSFGTPSEGEVLLAEELVSRVEPLEQVRLVSSGTEATMSAIRLARGFTGRPVVVKFAGCYHGHVDALLASAGSGLATFALPDTPGVTPESAAETLVLPFNDVPALEQAFAAHGDRIACVITEAAAGNMGVVPPAPGWTAALLRETRRAGALLISDEVMTGFRLSRSGWFGLEGRQGVDLGDGAGEQALAPDLFTFGKVMGGGFPVAAFGGRADVMGHLAPAGPVYQAGTLSGNPVASAAGLATLQHCTPEVYARVDAVAATLRDAASAALAAEGVPHTLGVAGSMFSVFFTDVPVVDYDTARTQDTAAFAAFFHAMLDAGVHLPPSCYESWFVSASHDDDAVGVVLDALPGAARAAAATQRR